The proteins below come from a single Periophthalmus magnuspinnatus isolate fPerMag1 chromosome 7, fPerMag1.2.pri, whole genome shotgun sequence genomic window:
- the olfml3a gene encoding olfactomedin-like protein 3B: MKQVFVLLLSAAWTLTAAQNYYQGLMDYLDNRLLAIEDRMQLWHDQNRQYHSEQQDFKKLTHELMEGLGRDYIALYKDLSGTEVRVDRAEKEMEYVETWTSPRACVHPEEKVLERGEWSLKESRVPEGEEHGWEEVKAEVSDCEDVIASIRSVKILKRAGGPKGVWTPDPKSSKVYLFNGTSGESLFQFKSVRDFFNSSGLHSSSSVKLGVEWTGYGSAVYSDHLYYVTHAEEVQVVKFDLTSGFITDIAMFPLASVSPVYSLNPETIADISVDDQGLWLLYASNEKEPNINLAKLDRQSLDIEQIWDTGCPRENAEAAFVACGTVYVVYNTRLPSRSRIQCVFDVNGMVVNEEAPLMYFPRRFGAHSSLKYNPEEKQLYGWDDGYQIIYRLTMKRKMMATQ, translated from the exons ATGaagcaggtttttgtgttgttgctgtCTGCAGCCTGGACTCTCACTGCGGCGCAAAACTACTACCAGGGACTCATGGACTACCTGGACAACAGACTGTTAGCGATCGAG GACCGAATGCAGTTGTGGCACGACCAAAATCGCCAGTATCACTCGGAGCAACAAGATTTTAAGAAGCTGACACACGAGCTGATGGAGGGTTTGGGGAGAGACTACATCGCGCTGTACAAGGATCTCAGTGGAACAGAGGTTCGGGTGGATCGGGCGGAGAAGGAGATGGAGTATGTGGAGACGTGGACCTCACCCAGAGCCTGTGTGCACCCAGAGGAGAAGGTGCTGGAGCGGGGGGAGTGGAGCCTGAAGGAGAGCAGAGTGCCAGAGGGAGAGGAACACGGCTGGGAGGAGGTGAAGGCGGAAGTGTCTG ATTGTGAGGACGTGATCGCTAGTATCAGGTCGGTGAAGATTCTGAAGAGAGCGGGTGGGCCAAAGGGCGTGTGGACTCCTGACCCCAAATCTTCCAAG GTGTATCTCTTCAACGGAACATCCGGAGAGAGTCTGTTCCAGTTTAAATCCGTCCGAGACTTCTTCAACTCCTCTGGGCTCCACAGCAGCTCCTCAGTCAAACTCGGGGTGGAATGGACTGGATATGGGAGCGCAGTTTACAGCGACCATCTGTACTATGTGACTCACGcggaggaggtgcag GTGGTAAAATTCGACCTGACGAGTGGATTCATCACTGATATTGCCATGTTCCCTCTGGCCAGCGTCTCTCCCGTCTACTCCCTCAACCCTGAAACCATCGCCGATATCTCCGTGGACGATCAGGGCTTATGGTTGCTCTATGCCTCCAATGAGAAAGAACCGAACATTAACCTGGCCAAACTGGACCGTCAAAGTCTGGACATCGAGCAGATCTGGGACACAGGATGCCCTCGGGAGAACGCAGAGGCCGCCTTTGTGGCTTGTGGGACGGTCTATGTGGTTTATAATACGCGTTTGCCCAGTAGATCTAGgatacagtgtgtttttgacgTGAATGGGATGGTAGTGAACGAAGAGGCTCCGCTGATGTATTTTCCACGGAGGTTCGGGGCCCACTCCAGTCTGAAGTACAACCCAGAGGAAAAGCAGTTGTACGGGTGGGACGACGGGTATCAGATCATCTACAGACTCACGATGAAGAGGAAAATGATGGCAACACAGTAG